A single region of the Nocardioides aquaticus genome encodes:
- a CDS encoding zinc-dependent metalloprotease, giving the protein MSDKPGDPSDEGSEQGQNPFKGTPFEQLFSAFGGGGASGGAGGAGGAGGFPGMAGLGGPGGFDLSQVLGQIQSLMQPYDGPLNWEVAADLARKQAASSPDPTPTRKQSDAVADAVRLADHWLDTTTDLPSGVTSTAAWSRAEWVVHTLDGWKVLVDPVAERSASGLASALPEEARAAAGPILGFLGKAVGAMLATQVGSGLGALAGEVLSVSEAGVPLGEPGRAALVPANVAVFAEGLDVGEDDVLLYLALREAAHQRLFANVPWLREHVVGAVTDYARGLEVNAEGMQQRMQEQLQGIDPSNPESLQQLMEGGLFDVPRSPAQEQALERLEIVLALVEGWVDEVVDQATVERMPSAGKLQEAFRRRRATGGPAEQAFAALVGLELRPRRLRDASTLWGSLRTRQGVEARDGVWTHPDLLPTAADLDDPLGFREDAAAPEALSEDDFDAELRRLLDGPGDAAPEDAAPEDDGPAPTAT; this is encoded by the coding sequence ATGAGCGACAAGCCAGGCGACCCGTCCGACGAGGGCTCCGAGCAGGGCCAGAACCCCTTCAAGGGCACGCCCTTCGAGCAGCTGTTCTCCGCCTTCGGTGGAGGTGGGGCGTCCGGTGGCGCCGGAGGGGCCGGTGGCGCGGGCGGCTTCCCCGGGATGGCCGGCCTCGGTGGCCCGGGCGGCTTCGACCTGAGCCAGGTGCTCGGGCAGATCCAGTCCCTGATGCAGCCCTACGACGGCCCGCTGAACTGGGAGGTCGCCGCCGACCTGGCCCGCAAGCAGGCCGCCTCCTCCCCCGACCCGACCCCGACCCGGAAGCAGTCCGACGCGGTGGCCGACGCGGTCCGCCTCGCCGACCACTGGCTCGACACCACCACCGACCTCCCCTCCGGCGTCACCTCCACCGCGGCCTGGAGCCGCGCCGAGTGGGTCGTGCACACCCTCGACGGCTGGAAGGTCCTCGTCGACCCCGTCGCCGAGCGCTCGGCCTCCGGCCTGGCCTCGGCGCTGCCCGAGGAGGCCCGCGCCGCGGCCGGGCCGATCCTCGGCTTCCTCGGCAAGGCAGTCGGCGCGATGCTCGCCACGCAGGTCGGCTCCGGCCTGGGCGCGCTCGCCGGTGAGGTGCTCAGCGTGTCGGAGGCCGGCGTACCCCTGGGGGAGCCCGGCCGCGCCGCGCTCGTGCCGGCCAACGTCGCCGTCTTCGCCGAGGGCCTCGACGTCGGTGAGGACGACGTGCTGCTCTACCTCGCGCTGCGCGAGGCCGCCCACCAGCGCCTCTTCGCCAACGTCCCCTGGCTGCGCGAGCACGTCGTCGGCGCGGTCACCGACTACGCCCGCGGCCTCGAGGTCAACGCCGAGGGCATGCAGCAGCGGATGCAGGAGCAGCTCCAGGGCATCGACCCCTCGAACCCGGAGTCGTTGCAGCAGCTGATGGAGGGCGGGCTCTTCGACGTCCCGAGGTCCCCCGCCCAGGAGCAGGCGCTGGAGCGGCTCGAGATCGTCCTGGCCCTGGTCGAGGGCTGGGTGGACGAGGTCGTCGACCAGGCCACGGTCGAGCGGATGCCCTCGGCCGGCAAGCTGCAGGAGGCCTTCCGGCGCCGTCGCGCGACGGGCGGTCCCGCCGAGCAGGCCTTCGCCGCGCTGGTCGGCCTGGAGCTGCGCCCGCGCCGGCTCCGCGACGCCTCGACCCTGTGGGGCTCGCTGCGCACCCGCCAGGGCGTGGAGGCACGCGACGGGGTGTGGACCCACCCGGACCTGCTGCCCACCGCGGCCGACCTCGACGACCCGCTCGGCTTCCGTGAGGACGCCGCCGCCCCCGAGGCGCTGTCGGAGGACGACTTCGACGCCGAGCTCCGGCGCCTGCTCGACGGGCCTGGGGACGCGGCGCCCGAGGACGCGGCACCCGAGGACGACGGTCCCGCCCCGACCGCGACGTGA
- a CDS encoding PHP domain-containing protein has product MAGTGTAYDGGPVAALRRIAFLLERAREDTYKVKAFRGAAAAVLTLSADELARAVDEGSLTDLPGIGASSATVVADAVRGVLPERLARAEREHGGPLTGGGRELRAALRGDLHSHSDWSDGGSPIEEMAFTALELGHDYLVLTDHSPRLKVARGLSAERLARQLDVVDAVNDHLAAGGHTFTLLKGIEVDVLDDGGLDQTDAMLARLDLRVASVHSKLAMDADAMTRRMVAAVRHPRSNVLGHCTGRLVTGGRGTRAESQFDAAAVFAACAEEGVAVEINARPERRDPPTRLLEQARDAGCLFSIDSDAHAPGQLDFPVLGCERAEAAGIDAERIVNTWPRERLLTWANG; this is encoded by the coding sequence ATGGCGGGCACCGGGACGGCGTACGACGGGGGGCCGGTGGCGGCGCTGCGCCGGATCGCCTTCCTCCTGGAGCGGGCGCGGGAGGACACCTACAAGGTCAAGGCGTTCCGCGGCGCGGCCGCCGCGGTGCTCACGCTGTCGGCCGACGAGCTGGCCCGGGCGGTGGACGAGGGGTCGCTGACCGACCTGCCCGGGATCGGCGCCAGCTCGGCGACGGTCGTCGCCGACGCCGTCCGCGGCGTGCTGCCCGAGCGGCTGGCGCGGGCCGAGCGGGAGCACGGTGGTCCGTTGACCGGCGGGGGCCGGGAGCTGCGGGCGGCGCTGCGCGGCGACCTGCACTCGCACTCGGACTGGTCCGACGGCGGCTCCCCGATCGAGGAGATGGCCTTCACCGCGCTCGAGCTCGGCCACGACTACCTCGTGCTGACCGACCACTCGCCGCGGCTCAAGGTCGCCCGGGGGCTCAGCGCGGAGCGGCTGGCGCGCCAGCTCGACGTCGTCGACGCGGTCAACGACCACCTCGCGGCCGGGGGCCACACCTTCACGCTGCTCAAGGGCATCGAGGTCGACGTGCTCGACGACGGTGGCCTGGACCAGACCGACGCGATGCTGGCCCGCCTCGACCTGCGGGTCGCCAGCGTCCACTCCAAGCTGGCGATGGACGCGGACGCGATGACCCGACGGATGGTCGCGGCGGTGCGGCACCCGCGCAGCAACGTGCTGGGCCACTGCACGGGGCGTCTGGTCACCGGCGGCCGTGGCACGCGGGCGGAGTCGCAGTTCGACGCGGCCGCGGTCTTCGCGGCCTGCGCCGAGGAGGGCGTCGCGGTCGAGATCAACGCCCGGCCCGAGCGTCGGGACCCGCCGACCCGGCTGCTGGAGCAGGCCCGCGACGCCGGCTGCCTGTTCTCGATCGACAGCGACGCCCACGCCCCGGGGCAGCTGGACTTCCCGGTGCTGGGCTGCGAGCGGGCCGAGGCCGCCGGGATCGATGCCGAACGGATCGTCAACACCTGGCCGCGGGAGCGGCTGCTGACGTGGGCGAACGGATAG
- a CDS encoding M48 family metallopeptidase gives MSPLADADDPAGGEPEVEIRRSTRRRRTVSARRDGDRIVVLVPAGMSRGEERRWVREMVARVRRAEQRPTWSHDDLAERARLLSDRWLGGLAAPDSVRWVDNQQSRWGSCTPGDRSIRLSSRLQGMPSWVVDYVLVHELAHLLEPGHDERFWAWVDTYPQAEKAKGYLLGWSAASRVEPPPSDHVD, from the coding sequence GTGAGCCCGCTCGCCGACGCCGACGACCCGGCCGGTGGCGAGCCCGAGGTCGAGATCCGCCGTTCCACGCGGCGCCGGCGCACGGTCTCGGCCCGCCGCGACGGCGACCGCATCGTGGTGCTCGTCCCCGCGGGGATGAGCCGGGGCGAGGAGCGCCGGTGGGTGCGCGAGATGGTGGCCCGGGTACGCCGTGCCGAGCAGCGCCCCACGTGGTCCCACGACGACCTGGCCGAGCGGGCCCGACTGCTCAGCGACCGCTGGCTGGGCGGCCTCGCCGCCCCGGACTCAGTGCGGTGGGTCGACAACCAGCAGTCGCGGTGGGGCTCCTGCACGCCGGGCGACCGGAGCATCCGGCTCTCGTCGCGGCTGCAGGGCATGCCCTCGTGGGTGGTGGACTACGTCCTCGTCCACGAGCTGGCGCACCTGCTCGAGCCGGGGCACGACGAGCGCTTCTGGGCCTGGGTCGACACCTACCCCCAGGCCGAGAAGGCCAAGGGCTACCTGCTCGGCTGGTCGGCCGCGTCCCGGGTCGAGCCGCCCCCGTCGGACCACGTGGACTGA
- a CDS encoding Stk1 family PASTA domain-containing Ser/Thr kinase, with product MATVYEATDLRLDRTVAVKVMHAHLVGHGHDGGVGDDVAMRFVREARAAARLSHPHVVAVFDQGDDDGVVFLALEMVRGGTLRDVLAAEAPMPPSRALALLEPVLSALAAAHRAGLVHRDVKPENVLIAEDGTVKVADFGLARAVGADTRHTATQGVLIGTVSYLAPELVVEGRGDARADVYAAGVVLYEMLTGAKPHEGESPIHVAYQHVHADVPAPSARVPGLPAYVDALVARATARDRAQRPADADVLLRQVRRVAQALTDGVPEDPELVLDLRPVPTPTVAPTTAPDTSPEDADTGPVAPRAPVVEHTTAYASHASHAAPPASAASARPARPRASASPAAPARRRRGLLLVLGLVLALVVAGGGYWVGWGRYTAAPAVLGVGVAAAEDRLASAGLELDVVDETFSETVAEGRVISTDPGPGDRVLPGGTVEAVVSLGQERYDVPALAGRGVDEAQDALLGLNLDPDDTVERWSEEVPEGTVVRTRPAAGTTLRSGSPVDLVVSRGPRPRQVGDWVGQDYDTAAAALEQRGLQPVVGGEAFDDTVPEGAVISQEPSGGTLFQGGTVTFTVSQGPELVAVPGVLAAGIDSATDTLEAAGFEVEVANDDSFVGLGFVVGSDPGEGEMVPRGSTITLYVV from the coding sequence ATGGCCACCGTCTACGAGGCGACCGACCTGCGCCTCGACCGGACCGTCGCGGTCAAGGTGATGCACGCCCACCTCGTCGGGCACGGTCACGACGGCGGGGTCGGCGACGACGTCGCGATGCGGTTCGTGCGCGAGGCCCGCGCGGCCGCCCGGCTCTCCCACCCCCACGTCGTGGCGGTCTTCGACCAGGGCGACGACGACGGCGTGGTGTTCCTCGCCCTGGAGATGGTGCGCGGCGGGACCCTGCGCGACGTGCTGGCCGCCGAGGCGCCGATGCCTCCGTCGCGTGCGCTGGCCCTGCTGGAGCCCGTGCTCTCGGCGCTCGCCGCAGCCCACCGCGCCGGGCTCGTCCACCGCGACGTCAAGCCGGAGAACGTCCTGATCGCCGAGGACGGCACCGTCAAGGTCGCCGACTTCGGCCTGGCCCGCGCCGTGGGCGCCGACACGCGCCACACCGCCACCCAGGGCGTCCTGATCGGCACCGTGTCCTACCTGGCCCCGGAGCTGGTCGTGGAGGGTCGTGGCGACGCGCGCGCCGACGTGTACGCCGCCGGGGTCGTGCTCTACGAGATGCTGACCGGCGCCAAGCCGCACGAGGGCGAGAGCCCGATCCACGTCGCCTACCAGCACGTCCACGCCGACGTCCCCGCGCCGAGCGCACGGGTCCCGGGCCTGCCGGCCTACGTCGACGCACTGGTCGCCCGGGCGACGGCCCGGGACCGGGCGCAGCGCCCCGCCGACGCCGACGTGCTGCTGCGCCAGGTGCGCCGGGTGGCCCAGGCCCTGACCGACGGCGTCCCGGAGGACCCGGAGCTGGTGCTGGACCTGCGCCCCGTCCCGACCCCGACCGTGGCCCCGACCACGGCCCCGGACACGTCGCCGGAGGACGCCGACACCGGGCCCGTCGCACCCCGCGCGCCGGTGGTCGAGCACACCACCGCCTACGCCAGCCACGCCAGCCACGCCGCGCCTCCCGCGAGCGCGGCGTCGGCCCGCCCCGCCCGGCCCCGGGCCTCCGCGTCCCCGGCGGCACCCGCGCGCCGTCGGCGCGGCCTGCTGCTCGTCCTCGGGCTCGTCCTGGCCCTCGTCGTCGCCGGCGGCGGCTACTGGGTCGGCTGGGGGCGCTACACCGCCGCCCCCGCGGTGCTCGGCGTCGGCGTCGCCGCGGCCGAGGACCGGCTGGCGTCGGCCGGCCTCGAGCTGGACGTCGTGGACGAGACCTTCTCCGAGACCGTCGCCGAGGGGCGCGTCATCAGCACCGACCCCGGGCCCGGGGACCGGGTCCTGCCCGGAGGCACGGTGGAGGCCGTGGTGTCCCTCGGGCAGGAGCGCTACGACGTGCCGGCGCTGGCCGGGCGCGGGGTCGACGAGGCCCAGGACGCCCTGCTGGGCCTGAACCTGGACCCGGACGACACCGTCGAGCGGTGGTCCGAGGAGGTGCCGGAGGGCACCGTGGTCCGGACCCGACCCGCCGCCGGCACCACCCTGCGCTCCGGCTCCCCGGTCGACCTCGTGGTCAGCCGCGGCCCCCGGCCCCGGCAGGTCGGCGACTGGGTCGGTCAGGACTACGACACCGCGGCCGCGGCGCTCGAGCAGCGCGGCCTGCAGCCGGTGGTCGGCGGCGAGGCCTTCGACGACACGGTGCCCGAGGGGGCCGTCATCTCCCAGGAGCCCTCGGGAGGCACGCTCTTCCAGGGCGGGACGGTCACCTTCACCGTCTCCCAGGGTCCCGAGCTGGTCGCCGTGCCCGGCGTGCTGGCCGCCGGGATCGACTCGGCCACCGACACCCTCGAGGCCGCCGGGTTCGAGGTGGAGGTCGCCAACGACGACTCCTTCGTCGGCCTCGGCTTCGTGGTCGGCTCCGACCCGGGCGAGGGCGAGATGGTCCCCCGCGGCAGCACGATCACGCTCTACGTGGTCTGA
- the metF gene encoding methylenetetrahydrofolate reductase [NAD(P)H] has translation MSTGPGRSMAELFAEGGRSFSFEFYPPKDQAGEEQLWRAISELEPYRPTFVSVTYGAGGSSRDSTVRITSRIAHETSMVPIAHLTCVGHTRTELEAILDTYAAAGVHHVLALRGDPEEGPRAPWTATPGGLDHATELVELARARGDFRIGVAAFPEQHPSSASLDHDADVLVAKARAGAEWAVTQMFFRAEDYFSLVQRVRDRGCDLPVLPGIMPILNLANIEKQGELIGTTVPGDVVDRISSHAGDAAAMRAEGVAMAAELCRDLLDGGAPGLHFYTLNRSKATLEIFSALDVRV, from the coding sequence ATGTCGACGGGGCCTGGGCGCAGCATGGCGGAGCTGTTCGCGGAGGGCGGGCGGTCGTTCTCCTTCGAGTTCTACCCGCCGAAGGACCAGGCCGGCGAGGAGCAGCTCTGGCGGGCGATCAGCGAGCTGGAGCCGTACCGGCCGACCTTCGTCTCGGTGACGTACGGCGCGGGCGGGTCGAGCCGTGACTCGACGGTGCGGATCACCAGCCGGATCGCCCACGAGACCTCGATGGTGCCGATCGCGCACCTGACCTGCGTCGGCCACACGCGCACCGAGCTCGAGGCGATCCTGGACACCTACGCCGCCGCCGGCGTGCACCACGTGCTCGCCCTGCGCGGCGACCCCGAGGAGGGGCCGCGGGCCCCGTGGACGGCGACCCCCGGGGGCCTCGACCACGCCACGGAGCTCGTCGAGCTGGCCCGCGCCCGCGGCGACTTCCGGATCGGGGTGGCGGCCTTCCCCGAGCAGCACCCGTCGTCGGCGTCCCTGGACCACGACGCGGACGTGCTGGTGGCCAAGGCCCGCGCCGGCGCGGAGTGGGCGGTCACCCAGATGTTCTTCCGCGCCGAGGACTACTTCTCCCTGGTGCAGCGGGTCCGCGACCGCGGCTGCGACCTCCCGGTGCTGCCCGGGATCATGCCGATCCTGAACCTGGCCAACATCGAGAAGCAGGGCGAGCTGATCGGCACCACGGTGCCGGGCGACGTCGTCGACCGGATCTCCTCGCACGCGGGCGACGCCGCGGCGATGCGGGCCGAGGGGGTCGCGATGGCGGCCGAGCTGTGCCGCGACCTGCTGGACGGTGGCGCCCCGGGGCTCCACTTCTACACGCTGAACCGGTCCAAGGCGACGCTGGAGATCTTCTCCGCCCTCGACGTCCGGGTCTGA
- a CDS encoding molybdenum cofactor biosynthesis protein MoaE — MPHPAVRLVDIRETPLDVLEVVDALDDDSSGGLTLFVGRVRDHDGGKGVDGLEYSAHPSALARLQDVCDRVAGRHDVSGLAAVHRVGTLAIGDLAVVVATASAHRGTSFDASRDLIDTLKDEVPIWKHQAFGDGTEEWVGSP; from the coding sequence GTGCCCCATCCCGCCGTCCGGCTCGTCGACATCCGTGAGACCCCGCTCGACGTCCTCGAGGTCGTCGACGCCCTCGACGACGACTCCTCGGGCGGGCTGACGCTGTTCGTCGGCCGGGTCCGCGACCACGACGGCGGCAAGGGCGTCGACGGGCTGGAGTACTCGGCCCATCCCAGTGCGCTGGCCCGCCTGCAGGACGTCTGCGACCGGGTGGCCGGGCGTCACGACGTCTCGGGGCTCGCCGCCGTGCACCGGGTCGGCACCCTGGCCATCGGCGACCTCGCCGTGGTGGTGGCGACCGCGTCGGCCCACCGCGGCACGTCCTTCGACGCCTCGCGCGACCTGATCGACACCCTGAAGGACGAGGTCCCGATCTGGAAGCACCAGGCCTTCGGCGACGGCACCGAGGAGTGGGTCGGGTCCCCGTAG
- a CDS encoding Rv2175c family DNA-binding protein, translated as MSESTPVRLADQDLAALVPAWLTWAQAAERLGVTPAKVRTMIRDHELAAAVPVPGTGQQVPADFVDDEEMLPVKGLPGILTVLHDGGYDDREAIAWLYLDLDLPGRPIDALRENRGSEAKRRAQAMAF; from the coding sequence ATGAGCGAGTCCACCCCCGTCCGCCTCGCCGACCAGGACCTGGCAGCGCTCGTGCCCGCCTGGCTCACCTGGGCGCAGGCCGCCGAGCGCCTGGGCGTCACGCCGGCGAAGGTCCGCACGATGATCCGCGACCACGAGCTCGCGGCGGCCGTGCCGGTCCCCGGCACCGGGCAGCAGGTCCCGGCCGACTTCGTCGACGACGAGGAGATGCTGCCCGTCAAGGGCCTGCCGGGCATCCTCACCGTCCTGCACGACGGCGGCTACGACGACCGCGAGGCGATCGCCTGGCTCTACCTCGACCTCGACCTGCCCGGCCGCCCGATCGACGCGCTGCGCGAGAACCGCGGCTCGGAGGCCAAGCGGCGCGCCCAGGCGATGGCGTTCTAG
- a CDS encoding ribonuclease domain-containing protein, producing MELIADGGPFPEDEDGGTFYNREGILPDRQDGYYTEYTVPTPGSSDRGARRVVAGEPDELFWTADHYDSFERIIS from the coding sequence GTGGAGCTGATCGCCGACGGCGGGCCGTTCCCCGAGGACGAGGACGGCGGCACGTTCTACAACCGGGAGGGGATCCTGCCCGACCGCCAGGACGGCTACTACACCGAGTACACCGTGCCGACGCCCGGCTCGTCGGACCGCGGGGCGCGACGGGTCGTGGCCGGGGAGCCGGACGAGCTGTTCTGGACCGCCGACCACTACGACTCCTTCGAGCGCATCATCTCGTGA
- a CDS encoding barstar family protein, translated as MTALAGLLAGATPPGAYRWPTAPPSYDAGRVVRVAGRAGWRATRLVAGGLGGRADLVASLGDALEVSGLHGHNLDALEERVRALPARPPLLVVCDDWADLAAEHPRATRGALRVVTAHEEAPTVVLLLGDGPDLGLPLLDRR; from the coding sequence ATGACCGCGCTGGCCGGCCTCCTCGCCGGCGCGACGCCGCCCGGCGCCTACCGGTGGCCCACGGCGCCCCCGTCGTACGACGCCGGCCGCGTGGTCCGCGTCGCCGGTCGCGCCGGGTGGCGCGCCACCCGGCTGGTCGCCGGCGGTCTCGGGGGTCGAGCGGACCTGGTCGCGTCCCTGGGCGACGCGTTGGAGGTCTCCGGGCTGCACGGGCACAACCTGGACGCCCTGGAGGAGCGGGTGCGCGCGCTGCCGGCGCGCCCGCCGCTGCTGGTGGTCTGCGACGACTGGGCGGACCTGGCCGCCGAGCACCCCCGGGCGACCCGGGGGGCGCTGCGCGTGGTCACCGCCCACGAGGAGGCCCCGACCGTCGTGCTGCTGCTGGGCGACGGCCCGGACCTCGGCCTGCCCCTGCTGGACCGGCGCTGA
- a CDS encoding NUDIX hydrolase, which yields MSLHADALASLEAWAAPDRAQEALRARYAAHLRDHPDGLDRGCRPDHLTASTLVLDHDRSHVLLTLHAKARRWFQLGGHCEPGDETLAGAALREAVEESGLTGLDLDGVPLALDEHEVPFCGPGPDAEPDGLLVHHLDVRYVAVAPPGATHAVSEESLDLRWWPVDALPASAGELAPVVRRAVARAAAGAGAGAAPGQSTWSDGGGSTRDAADQPSR from the coding sequence GTGAGCCTGCACGCCGACGCCCTGGCCTCGTTGGAGGCCTGGGCGGCCCCCGACCGCGCCCAGGAGGCGCTGCGCGCCCGGTACGCCGCGCACCTGCGCGACCACCCGGACGGCCTCGACCGGGGGTGCCGGCCCGACCACCTCACGGCGAGCACGCTCGTGCTCGACCACGACCGCTCGCACGTGCTGCTGACGCTGCACGCGAAGGCGCGGCGCTGGTTCCAGCTCGGCGGCCACTGCGAGCCGGGTGACGAGACCCTGGCCGGCGCCGCGCTGCGGGAGGCCGTGGAGGAGTCCGGTCTCACCGGCCTCGACCTCGACGGCGTGCCCCTCGCGCTCGACGAGCACGAGGTGCCCTTCTGCGGGCCGGGCCCGGACGCGGAGCCGGACGGCCTGCTCGTGCACCACCTCGACGTGCGCTACGTCGCCGTCGCCCCGCCCGGGGCCACCCACGCGGTCAGCGAGGAGTCGCTCGACCTGCGGTGGTGGCCGGTCGACGCGTTGCCGGCGAGCGCCGGGGAGCTGGCCCCGGTGGTGCGTCGCGCCGTGGCGAGGGCTGCGGCGGGGGCGGGGGCGGGGGCGGCCCCGGGTCAGTCCACGTGGTCCGACGGGGGCGGCTCGACCCGGGACGCGGCCGACCAGCCGAGCAGGTAG
- a CDS encoding polyprenyl synthetase family protein has translation MSPSSEPGARTPWDATAFRAGVQHALDSFLDEQAVRLAPVGPDADLLVEEARRFVRGGKRLRASFCWWGHLAVDPEPADEAALLRACAALELLHASALLHDDVLDASDTRRGSPTTHRMLEARHRAAGWTGGAAAYGEAGAILLGDLVLSWADELLRRCGLPADRVAAAMAVYDQCRSEVIAGQFLDVSVQARGRADVDAAMTVLRYKSAKYSVERPLHIGAALAGAGPDVLADLSRFGLPLGEAFQLRDDLLGVLGDPAVTGKPAGDDLVEGKRTVLVALALDGAPPADRARLDAALGTPLGPDDVADLRRIIVDSGAAEQVEEVIGALSQRAREALDRAPLDGHARAVLGDLATAATQRTL, from the coding sequence GTGAGCCCCTCCTCCGAGCCTGGCGCGCGGACGCCGTGGGACGCCACCGCCTTCCGCGCCGGGGTGCAGCACGCCCTCGACTCCTTCCTCGACGAGCAGGCCGTCCGTCTCGCCCCGGTCGGGCCGGACGCCGACCTGCTGGTCGAGGAGGCGCGTCGGTTCGTGCGCGGGGGCAAGCGGTTGCGCGCGTCGTTCTGCTGGTGGGGCCACCTGGCCGTCGACCCCGAACCGGCCGACGAGGCCGCGCTGCTGCGCGCCTGCGCCGCCCTGGAGCTCCTGCACGCGAGCGCGCTGCTGCACGACGACGTCCTGGACGCGTCCGACACCCGGCGGGGGTCCCCCACCACGCACCGCATGCTGGAGGCACGGCACCGCGCTGCGGGGTGGACCGGCGGCGCCGCGGCGTACGGCGAGGCCGGCGCGATCCTGCTCGGCGACCTGGTGCTGTCCTGGGCCGACGAGCTGCTGCGCCGCTGCGGCCTGCCGGCGGACCGCGTCGCGGCCGCGATGGCCGTCTACGACCAGTGCCGCAGCGAGGTGATCGCCGGGCAGTTCCTCGACGTGTCGGTGCAGGCCCGTGGCCGCGCCGACGTCGACGCCGCGATGACCGTGCTGCGCTACAAGTCCGCGAAGTACTCCGTCGAGCGTCCGCTGCACATCGGCGCCGCGCTGGCCGGCGCCGGACCGGACGTGCTGGCCGACCTCTCCCGCTTCGGCCTCCCCCTCGGCGAGGCCTTCCAGCTGCGCGACGACCTCCTCGGGGTCCTGGGCGACCCGGCCGTGACCGGCAAGCCCGCCGGCGACGACCTCGTCGAGGGCAAGCGCACCGTGCTGGTGGCGCTGGCCCTGGACGGAGCCCCGCCGGCCGACCGCGCGCGTCTCGACGCGGCCCTCGGCACGCCGCTGGGACCCGACGACGTGGCCGACCTGCGCCGCATCATCGTCGACTCCGGCGCCGCGGAGCAGGTGGAGGAGGTCATCGGGGCGCTCTCGCAGCGGGCCCGGGAGGCCCTGGACCGGGCGCCGCTCGACGGGCACGCGCGCGCCGTGCTCGGTGACCTCGCGACCGCGGCCACCCAGCGCACCCTCTGA